One window of Suricata suricatta isolate VVHF042 chromosome 6, meerkat_22Aug2017_6uvM2_HiC, whole genome shotgun sequence genomic DNA carries:
- the PELO gene encoding protein pelota homolog — MKLVRKDIEKDNAGQVTLVPEEPEDMWHTYNLVQVGDSLRASTIRKVQTESSTGSVGSNRVRTTLTLCVESIDFDSQACQLRVKGTNIQENEYVKMGAYHTIELEPNRQFTLAKKQWDSVVLERIEQACDPAWSADVAAVVMQEGLAHICLVTPSMTLTRAKVEVNIPRKRKGNCSQHDRALERFYEQVVQAVQRHVNFDVVKCVLVASPGFVREQFCDYMFQQAVKTDNKVLLENRSKFLQVHASSGHKYSLKEALCDPSVASRLSDTKAAGEVKALDDFYKMLQHEPDRAFYGLKQVEKANEAMAIDTLLISDELFRHQDVATRSRYVKLVDSVKENAGAVRIFSSLHVSGEQLSQLTGVAAILRFPVPELSDQEDDSSSEED, encoded by the exons ATGAAGCTCGTGAGGAAGGACATTGAGAAGGACAATGCAGGCCAGGTGACCCTGGTCCCCGAAGAACCCGAGGACATGTGGCACACCTACAATCTAGTGCAGGTGGGCGACAGCCTGCGTGCCTCCACCATCCGCAAGGTACAGACTGAGTCCTCCACGGGCAGCGTAGGCAGCAACCGGGTCCGCACTACCCTCACTCTCTGCGTGGAGTCCATCGATTTTGACTCTCAGGCCTGCCAGCTGCGGGTTAAGGGGACCAACATCCAAGAGAATGAGTACGTCAAGATGGGGGCTTACCACACCATCGAGCTGGAGCCTAACCGCCAGTTCACCCTGGCCAAGAAACAGTGGGACAGTGTGGTTCTGGAGCGCATCGAGCAGGCCTGTGACCCAGCCTGGAGCGCAGATGTGGCGGCTGTGGTCATGCAGGAAGGCCTTGCCCATATCTGCTTAGTCACTCCCAGCATGACCCTCACTCGGGCCAAGGTGGAGGTGAACATCCCTAGGAAACGGAAAGGCAACTGTTCCCAGCATGACCGGGCCTTGGAGCGGTTCTACGAGCAGGTGGTCCAGGCCGTCCAGCGCCACGTAAACTTTGACGTTGTGAAGTGCGTCCTGGTGGCCAGCCCAGGATTCGTGAGGGAGCAGTTCTGCGACTACATGTTTCAACAAGCAGTGAAGACCGACAACAAAGTGCTCCTGGAAAACCGGTCCAAATTCCTTCAG GTACATGCCTCCTCTGGACACAAGTACTCCCTGAAAGAGGCCCTCTGTGACCCTTCTGTAGCTAGCCGCCTTTCAGACACTAAAGCCGCTGGGGAAGTTAAAGCCTTGGATGACTTCTATAAAATGTTACAACATGAACCTGACCGAGCTTTTTACGGACTcaagcaggtggagaaggccaaCGAGGCTATGGCCATTGACACATTGCTCATCAGCGATGAGCTCTTCAGGCACCAGGATGTGGCCACGCGGAGCCGATACGTGAAGCTGGTGGACAGCGTGAAGGAGAACGCAGGCGCTGTTAGGATATTCTCTAGTCTTCATGTATCGGGGgaacagctcagtcagttgactggaGTAGCTGCCATTCTCCGCTTCCCTGTCCCTGAACTCTCGGACCAAGAGGATGATTCCAGTTCTGAGGAAGATTAA